In Rhodamnia argentea isolate NSW1041297 chromosome 11, ASM2092103v1, whole genome shotgun sequence, one genomic interval encodes:
- the LOC115735919 gene encoding autophagy-related protein 2 isoform X2, whose product MEAIFSRWAVKRVCQFLLKKKLGRFILGDIDLDQLDVQLREGTIQLNDLALNVDYLNKKFGAVSSLMIKEGSIGSLLARMPWKGKGCQVEVDELELVLSPYVDNLMSDAVGSQGSSLDDNKSVYPSQSKPEKEMTGNAVVSSSGDVHEGVKTIAKMVKWLLTSFNVTIKKVVIAFDPYSSQNEGEYTHHRSMVFRVAELACGTCVSEDSHLMGNVGTENFLGISRLTNYVTFHGAILELLHMDDVNRQACPPSVSGTDSGGLLSGLPPVTSTVPIMIGREGGFSGTLKLSIPWKNGSLDIRKVDADVSIDPIELRFQPSTIKWILFSWRTIVNLCKERECGMQHKSASNVHFSSASGSPSSATGSSEVATNIASPLYGGLSVELSSSLRQGTESDLHLPNVISDWVPFVADKEEDDFGASVDQFFECFDELRSFQSALGGSGMWNWTCSVFSAITAASNLASGSLLTPSEQQHIETNLRVSIAGMSLMFSLHDEDDGNFPELNDDEENIGFDYHCLGAECRDISLMLQICPRDVKFEGTVKHIEVNEYISHRENGMFFGDESIKHGICGQNPCVRQLQAEVLGTLPPRASYMDVPENDLVGESAPKVPFAKRNDLIRIMLLRTSGLGRFQLASSSCLSDGSSKGPMSFSLSLPPFVIWVNFRLILKLLAFVKEMEKFLEVNDFSSNFQSEVKQESPEDLNRGPRTCITTTSSRERLQGVLTVSDARVVLCFPFDGRDDIVSYFDWDQFIALDFYSPFSTREGKVDSFTPFCNSNPKKRFSSMVTTSVHLNACNFDMYLVSAACEEVDDGGKSCRSAKGCKFSSLKILSVANCTPSSIFSMIWQEGPVTGAWVAERAKSFAVSEERSRNKFMGKGYEFASVTTLGDSGDTATEIRQDIIMTSSFLMHLHLSSAVVTLRSYEYEAFNCLLSQVIKGFTRVAFEDVDSLKKTSVGQTSIYMECDSVEIVIHPDKIDNIKSSIQNELPGSWFRLKLRIEKFELLNVSDIGGINGANFFWLAHGEGKLWGSITGAPDEEFLLISCCNSTMKRGDGGGSNALSTGLAGSDFVYMWDPVNFRGLLSITVRCGTFVAIGGRLDWFDAVLSFFTLPASETEGSGECSSSKGDCQQLPGSSFSLNLVDTGLSYEPYLKNLMVTSQVGDLGFSHSSVKSALDNCYVACIIAASCFSISNATSGDLLDTDYNIRAQDLGFLICSASELELHGDTYSVQHLHKIGYVKVAREALVLANLSTNCRNGTLWELECSNSHIDVETRHDSTLALIQLVTQLQQLFAPDLEESLVHLQSRWDNVQKEQERNHLKAEVRTSVGDLAPSTPQVHSSSANAKSQALVIGLMDEIREDAFLSDESRTCQYDSESNAKSFLGEKCDFDTAAPETLSQDLLVRGSVPLLGLESSQASFIQKGCFPDVIEGYCIPDPLCLSELSAGRDLSGSIVKHTSGIAENVNAGRGDSGWYRENSLRIRENHIADICEMSSMKQSAESKPCSPSSEDTNDSGKLVGRVIVKNINVRWRMSGGADWDISTVTDEHSGKNRRRDTAICLELALCGIDCQYDIYPVGGFCVSKLSFSVQDVHLYDRSEDATLRLVLGYYSSKDHPRESSSKALKLNLEAVRPDPLIPLEEYRLCIALLPLRLHLHQRQLDFLISFFGNEDPPQDWSSGVQNNLGGSEVLLQNAQSGSMRKAIVDEALLPYFQKFDIKPFSVRVDYIPQHLDLAALGGGKYVELVNLVPWKGIELHLKPVQAVGVYGWNNVCETIIGEWLEDISQNQIHKVLRGLPTIRSLISVGSAAAKLVSCPVENYKKDHRVLKGLQRGTVAFLRSISLEAVGLGVHLAAGAHDILQQAEYILASIPPSSPWPLQSRASANVRSNQPKDAQHGIKQAYECISDGLGKSASALVQTPLKKYQRGAGAGAAISTAFQAVPAATLAPVSACASAVHYALLGIRNSLDPEHKRESMEKYMGPNQPQE is encoded by the exons ATGGAG GCCATCTTCTCGCGGTGGGCCGTGAAGAGGGTCTGCCAGTTCCTCTTGAAGAAGAAGTTGGGGCGGTTCATTTTGGGAGATATTGATTTGGACCAGCTCGATGTCCAGCTGAGAGAGGGAACGATTCAGCTCAACGATCTTGCTCTTAATGTTGACTATCTTAACAAGAAG TTTGGTGCAGTGTCTTCATTAATGATAAAAGAAGGATCTATTGGCTCTCTATTAGCTAGAATGCCTTGGAAGGGTAAAGGCTGCCAGGTGGAGGTTGACGAATTGGAATTGGTGCTTTCACCTTATGTGGATAACCTTATGTCAGATGCAGTTGGTTCTCAAGGTTCCAGCCTAGATGATAACAAGAGTGTCTATCCCAGCCAGAGCAAGCCGGAGAAAGAGATGACGGGGAATGCAGTTGTATCTTCTTCAGGAGATGTTCACGAAGGAGTTAAGACAATTGCAAAGATGGTGAAATGGTTGCTTACCAGTTTTAACGTAACCATAAAGAAAGTCGTCATTGCATTCGATCCATATTCGAGTCAAAATGAAGGAGAATATACACATCACAGATCTATGGTTTTTCGAGTTGCAGAATTGGCGTGTGGAACGTGTGTTTCAGAGGATTCTCATTTGATGGGTAACGTAGGCACTGAGAACTTTCTAGGAATCAGTCGCCTGACAAACTATGTAACATTTCATGGAGCAATTCTTGAGCTGCTTCACATGGATGATGTTAATAGGCAAGCATGCCCTCCAAGTGTATCAGGGACAGATTCTGGTGGATTACTTTCTGGATTACCACCAGTAACTTCTACGGTGCCAATAATGATTGGTAGGGAAGGAGGATTTTCAGGGACTTTAAAGTTAAGTATTCCTTGGAAGAATGGTTCCTTAGACATTAGAAAAGTGGATGCAGATGTTTCCATAGATCCTATAGAGTTACGGTTTCAACCAAGTACAATCAAATGGATTTTGTTTTCATGGAGAACAATTGTTAATTTGTGCAAGGAGCGTGAGTGTGGCATGCAGCATAAGTCAGCAAGCAATGTTCATTTCAGTTCTGCGTCTGGTAGCCCTTCATCAGCAACTGGATCGTCTGAAGTGGCCACTAACATAGCATCACCACTCTATGGTGGCTTATCTGTTGAGCTTTCTTCCTCTCTGAGGCAGGGAACAGAGTCTGATCTTCACTTGCCAAATGTGATCTCAGATTGGGTTCCTTTTGTTGCGGATAAGGAGGAAGATGATTTTGGGGCAAG TGTGGATCAATTTTTTGAGTGCTTTGATGAATTGAGAAGTTTTCAGTCGGCCCTAGGTGGCAGTGGGATGTGGAACTGGACATGTTCTGTTTTCAGCGCAATAACTGCGGCCTCCAATTTGGCTTCGGGGTCGTTGCTTACACCTTCTG AACAGCAGCATATAGAAACTAATCTCAGAGTGTCCATTGCTGGAATGTCTCTTATGTTCTCTCTCCACGATGAAGATGATGGGAATTTTCCAGAGTTgaatgatgatgaagaaaatattggcttTGATTATCATTGTCTAGGTGCAGAATGCAGGGATATATCTTTAATGTTGCAG ATATGTCCTCGAGACGTGAAGTTTGAAGGAACAGTCAAACATATTGAGGTGAATGAATATATAAGTCATCGAGAAAATGGCATGTTCTTTGGCGACGAGAGTATTAAGCATGGGATATGTGGCCAAAACCCTTGTGTTCGGCAGCTGCAAGCAGAAGTTCTAGGCACTCTTCCTCCGCGTGCCTCTTATATGGATGTTCCTGAAAATGATCTAGTTGGGGAATCTGCTCCAAAAGTTCCATTTGCAAAGAGAAATGATCTGATCAGAATAATGCTGCTGAGAACTTCAGGACTTGGTCGTTTCCAACTAGCCAGTAGTTCTTGCCTGTCTGATGGCAGCTCGAAAGGGCCAATGTCATTCTCATTATCACTACCGCCGTTTGTTATTTGGGTTAACTTCCGGCTTATCCTCAAGCTGCTGGCTTTCGTGAAGGAAATGGAGAAGTTTCTTGAAGTAAATGACTTCTCGAGTAACTTTCAATCTGAGGTTAAGCAAGAATCTCCTGAGGATTTGAACAGAGGGCCTAGAACTTGTATTACAACCACATCTTCACGAGAGAGATTACAGGGTGTCCTAACCGTCTCTGATGCGAGAGTTGTTCTCTGCTTTCCTTTTGATGGCAGAGATGATATAGTGAGCTATTTTGATTGGGATCAGTTTATTGCTCTGGACTTTTATTCCCCTTTTTCTACAAGAGAAGGGAAGGTTGATAGTTTCACACCCTTTTGCAATTCAAATCCCAAGAAGAGGTTTTCTTCAATGGTGACAACTTCTGTGCATTTGAATGCCTGTAACTTTGACATGTATCTAGTCAGTGCTGCATGTGAGGAGGTCGATGATGGGGGTAAGTCCTGCCGCTCTGCTAAAGGGTGTAAATTTTCTTCTCTGAAGATTCTGTCTGTTGCCAACTGCACACCTTCTTCCATATTCAGTATGATTTGGCAGGAGGGTCCTGTTACTGGTGCTTGGGTTGCCGAAAGAGCAAAGTCTTTCGCTGTTTCAGAGGAGAGGAGCAGAAATAAGTTCATGGGAAAAGGATATGAGTTTGCCTCTGTAACAACTTTGGGAGATTCTGGTGATACTGCTACTGAAATACGTCAAGATATAATTATGACCTCAAGTTTCCTTATGCATTTGCATTTATCCTCTGCTGTAGTTACTCTTCGGAGCTATGAATATGAAGCTTTCAACTGTCTTTTAAGTCAAGTGATAAAAGGATTTACTAGAGTTGCTTTTGAAGATGttgattctttgaaaaaaacTTCTGTTGGCCAGACATCAATATATATGGAGTGTGATTCTGTAGAGATTGTTATTCACCCTGATAAGATTGACAACATCAAAAGCTCGATACAGAATGAACTTCCCGGGTCATGGTTTCGGCtcaaattgagaattgagaagTTTGAATTACTGAATGTCTCGGATATTGGCGGTATTAATGGTGCCAACTTCTTTTGGCTCGCACATGGGGAAGGCAAATTGTGGGGTTCAATCACTGGTGCGCCAGATGAAGAGTTTCTTTTGATCTCATGTTGCAATTCAACAATGAAACGGGGTGATGGGGGAGGATCCAATGCTTTATCTACTGGATTAGCTGGTTCTGACTTTGTCTATATGTGGGATCCAGTGAATTTCCGTGGACTTTTGTCCATCACTGTCAGATGTGGCACTTTTGTTGCTATAGGTGGCCGATTGGATTGGTTCGATGCGGTACTGTCTTTCTTTACTTTGCCAGCTTCTGAAACTGAAGGTTCTGGTGAATGTTCTTCATCGAAAGGAGATTGCCAACAGCTTCCTggatcttctttttccttaaacTTGGTCGACACAGGTTTGAGCTATGAACCTTATCTAAAGAACCTGATGGTCACCTCACAAGTTGGGGACCTTGGATTCAGTCATTCAAGTGTCAAGTCAGCCTTGGACAACTGTTATGTTGCATGTATTATAGCTGCATCTTGCTTCAGTATTTCCAATGCAACTTCCGGAGATTTGCTTGACACTGATTACAATATAAGAGCGCAAGATCTTGGGTTTCTCATTTGCTCAGCATCAGAACTTGAGCTTCACGGTGATACTTATAGTGTGCAACATCTTCACAAGATTGGCTACGTTAAAGTTGCTCGGGAGGCACTTGTCCTGGCAAATTTGAGTACTAACTGCAGGAATGGCACTTTGTGGGAGCTAGAATGTTCTAATTCTCACATTGATGTGGAAACTCGTCATGATTCAACTTTGGCTCTGATACAATTGGTCACACAACTTCAACAGCTTTTCGCTCCTGATTTGGAAGAATCTCTTGTTCACTTGCAGAGTAGGTGGGATAACGTTCAAAAGGAACAAGAGAGGAATCATTTGAAAGCTGAAGTAAGAACTTCTGTTGGTGATCTTGCGCCATCAACTCCTCAGGTGCACTCTTCAAGTGCAAATGCAAAGAGTCAAGCCTTGGTGATTGGATTGATGGATGAGATACGTGAGGATGCTTTTCTTTCAGATGAGAGTAGAACTTGTCAATATGATTCTGAATCAAATGCGAAAAGCTTTCTTggagagaaatgtgattttgataCTGCAGCTCCTGAAACACTATCTCAAGATCTATTAGTAAGGGGGTCAGTGCCTTTGCTAGGATTGGAAAGCAGTCAGGCCTCATTTATCCAGAAAGGTTGCTTTCCGGACGTTATAGAAGGCTATTGTATACCAGACCCACTCTGTCTATCAGAGTTATCTGCAGGAAGAGATCTTTCGGGGTCAATAGTCAAACACACAAGTGGAATTGCAGAAAATGTTAATGCTGGAAGAGGCGACAGCGGATGGTATAGAGAAAATTCTCTAAGAATCCGTGAAAACCATATTGCAGACATCTGTGAGATGTCCAGCATGAAACAGTCAGCAGAAAGCAAACCTTGTAGTCCTAGTTCTGAAGATACTAATGATTCTGGAAAGCTTGTGGGCCGAGTGATTGTCAAGAACATAAATGTCAGATGGAGAATGTCTGGCGGCGCTGACTGGGATATCTCTACAGTGACCGATGAACATTCTGGAAAAAATCGCCGGAGGGATACAGCAATTTGCCTAGAACTAGCTCTGTGTGGGATTGATTGTCAGTATGACATCTATCCAGTTGGTGGATTTTGTGTATCTAAGCTTTCTTTCTCTGTACAGGATGTCCATCTCTACGATAGAAGCGAAGACGCAACACTTAGACTG GTGCTTGGATATTATAGCTCAAAAGATCATCCCAGAGAATCATCTTCAAAGGCATTGAAGCTCAATTTGGAAGCTGTGAGGCCTGACCCTTTGATTCCTCTCGAGGAATATCG GTTGTGCATTGCTCTACTTCCTTTGCGATTGCACCTCCATCAGCGCCAGCTtgattttctcatttctttttttggaaatgaAGACCCACCGCAGGACTGGTCTTCAGGTGTTCAAAATAATCTAGGTGGATCAGAAGTGTTGCTGCAAAATGCCCAAAGTGGTTCTATGCGGAAAGCAATTGTTGATGAGGCATTGCTTCCATATTTTCAG AAATTTGACATAAAGCCTTTCAGTGTTCGGGTTGATTACATACCACAGCATCTGGATTTAGCAGCACTAGGAGGTGGGAAGTATGTGGAGCTTGTAAACCTGGTTCCCTGGAAG GGAATTGAGCTACATCTCAAGCCCGTACAAGCTGTTGGTGTGTATGGCTGGAATAATGTTTGTGAAACAATCATAGGGGAATGGTTGGAAGATATATCTCAAAATCAG ATTCATAAGGTACTACGCGGCCTACCTACCATCCGGTCCTTGATTTCTGTCGGAAGTGCTGCTGCAAAGTTAGTTTCTTGCCCAGTTGAGAATTACAAGAAGGATCATAGAGTACTCAAGGGATTGCAAAGAG GCACAGTGGCATTCCTGAGAAGCATATCTCTTGAAGCTGTGGGGCTAGGGGTGCATTTGGCAGCAGGTGCTCACGATATCTTGCAGCAAGCAGAGTATATTCTTGCGAGTATTCCGCCTTCTTCTCCGTGGCCTCTGCAAAGTAGAGCAAGTGCAAATGTCAGATCTAATCAGCCTAAGGATGCTCAGCATGGAATAAAGCAG GCTTACGAATGTATTAGTGACGGCTTGGGCAAGTCTGCATCTGCACTGGTTCAAACCCCCTTGAAGAAATATCAGCGAGGAGCTGGTGCTGGAGCAGCTATATCAACTGCTTTCCAGGCAGTTCCTGCAGCCACCTTAGCTCCAGTGTCTGCTTGTGCGAGTGCTGTGCATTATGCTCTTCTTGGCATCAGAAATAG CCTTGATCCAGAGCATAAAAGGGAGTCTATGGAGAAATATATGGGTCCTAATCAGCCGCAAGAGTAG